The Faecalibacterium prausnitzii genome includes a window with the following:
- a CDS encoding cobyrinate a,c-diamide synthase translates to MMQFLVAAPCSGSGKTTLTCALLAALKRRGADPCAFKSGPDYIDPMFHRAVLGVESHNLDLFFSAPDTVRALYAQGAAGHGAAVCEGAMGFYDGLGGVTDTASAWHLADTLGLPVLLVVPAKGASLTLAAQINGLKTFRTPSRIVGVLLNDCTSALYKMLKPMLERETGLPVLGHLPRLPEASIESRHLGLKTAGEIAGLQQKIALLADALVLDWVQFQALTDRPAPLAQPAARAPARTRIAVAQDEAFCFAYAETLEALTAAGAELVPFSPLHDAALPPELGGLYLPGGYPELYAEPLSENRSMRASVQQAVEHGLPTVAECGGFLYLGQTLEDADGTVWPMAGVLPGSGFPVGRLVRFGYAELTARADSLLFRAGESFPAHEFHHWDSTANGTALTAAKANGRSWACSFANEHLYAGFPHLYWAGTPLPRRFVEAAVLDHQKEQTP, encoded by the coding sequence ATGATGCAATTTCTCGTCGCAGCGCCCTGTTCCGGCAGCGGCAAGACCACCCTGACCTGTGCGCTGCTGGCCGCGCTCAAGCGGCGCGGGGCCGACCCCTGCGCGTTCAAGAGCGGGCCGGACTACATCGACCCCATGTTCCACCGGGCCGTGCTGGGGGTCGAGAGCCACAACCTCGACCTCTTTTTCTCCGCACCGGATACCGTGCGCGCCCTTTATGCACAGGGTGCCGCCGGGCACGGGGCGGCGGTGTGCGAGGGGGCCATGGGCTTTTACGATGGCCTGGGCGGCGTGACCGACACGGCCAGCGCCTGGCATCTGGCCGACACGCTGGGCCTGCCGGTGCTGCTGGTCGTCCCGGCCAAAGGGGCCAGTTTGACCCTGGCCGCGCAGATCAACGGGCTGAAAACGTTCCGCACCCCCAGCCGCATCGTCGGCGTTCTGCTCAACGACTGCACCTCTGCTTTGTACAAGATGCTCAAACCGATGCTGGAACGCGAGACCGGTCTGCCGGTGCTGGGGCATCTGCCCCGCCTGCCGGAGGCGTCCATCGAGAGCCGCCATCTGGGGCTGAAGACCGCCGGGGAGATCGCCGGGCTTCAGCAAAAGATCGCCCTTCTTGCGGATGCGCTGGTGCTGGACTGGGTGCAGTTCCAGGCCCTGACCGACCGGCCTGCACCGCTGGCTCAGCCTGCCGCCCGCGCCCCGGCGCGCACCCGCATCGCCGTTGCGCAGGACGAAGCCTTTTGCTTTGCCTACGCCGAAACGCTGGAGGCCCTGACCGCCGCCGGGGCCGAGCTTGTCCCATTCAGCCCCCTGCACGATGCGGCCCTTCCGCCGGAGCTTGGCGGGCTGTATCTGCCGGGCGGCTACCCGGAACTGTACGCAGAGCCGCTGAGCGAGAACCGCTCGATGCGGGCTTCTGTGCAGCAGGCCGTGGAGCACGGTCTGCCCACCGTGGCCGAGTGCGGCGGCTTCCTCTATCTGGGGCAGACGCTCGAAGACGCCGACGGCACCGTCTGGCCCATGGCGGGCGTCCTGCCGGGCAGCGGCTTCCCGGTCGGGCGGCTGGTGCGGTTCGGGTACGCGGAGCTGACCGCCCGCGCCGACAGCCTGCTGTTCCGCGCCGGAGAGTCCTTCCCCGCCCACGAGTTCCACCACTGGGACTCGACCGCGAACGGCACAGCGTTGACCGCTGCAAAAGCCAACGGCCGCAGCTGGGCCTGCAGCTTTGCCAATGAACATCTCTATGCGGGTTTTCCGCATCTGTACTGGGCAGGCACCCCCCTGCCCCGGCGGTTCGTGGAAGCCGCCGTACTCGATCACCAGAAGGAGCAGACCCCATGA
- the cobT gene encoding nicotinate-nucleotide--dimethylbenzimidazole phosphoribosyltransferase: MTEPELKQLLTAITPPSETARAAAHAHWASLAKPLGGLGALETLLEDAAALTGTAQLAFDRRAVLVLCADNGVVAQGVSQTDQSVTRAVAENLAARRTSVCQMAKTARCEVVPVDMGMAGAPVPGIIPRRIAAGTADFTQGPAMTRAQAVEAIAAGIELVRAQKAQGCQLLATGEMGIGNTTTSSAVAAVLLGQPIEVMTGRGAGLSDAGLARKLDAIRRGIARNQPDAADPLDVLSKLGGFDIAGLCGVFLGGALEDLPILMDGFISGVAALCAVRLCPAAAKAVFASHCSTEPAARLVLEALGKAPLLTAGLHLGEGTGAVAALPLWDLALAVYDHCYSFTEGGIPPYTPQC, translated from the coding sequence ATGACCGAACCGGAACTGAAACAGCTTCTCACCGCCATCACCCCGCCCAGCGAGACCGCCCGCGCGGCCGCACACGCCCACTGGGCCAGCCTGGCCAAGCCGCTGGGCGGGCTGGGCGCACTGGAGACCCTGCTGGAAGATGCCGCCGCCCTGACCGGCACGGCGCAGCTTGCCTTTGACCGCCGGGCCGTCCTTGTGCTCTGCGCGGACAACGGTGTCGTGGCCCAGGGCGTGAGCCAGACCGACCAGAGCGTGACCCGCGCCGTAGCCGAAAACCTTGCGGCGCGGCGGACGAGCGTCTGCCAGATGGCAAAAACGGCCCGCTGCGAGGTCGTGCCGGTGGACATGGGCATGGCAGGCGCCCCGGTGCCGGGCATCATCCCCCGCCGCATCGCCGCCGGAACGGCAGACTTCACCCAAGGCCCCGCCATGACCCGCGCCCAGGCTGTGGAGGCCATCGCGGCGGGCATCGAACTGGTGCGGGCGCAGAAGGCACAGGGGTGCCAGCTGCTCGCCACCGGCGAGATGGGCATCGGCAACACCACCACGTCCAGCGCTGTGGCAGCGGTCCTGCTCGGCCAGCCTATTGAAGTTATGACCGGGCGGGGCGCGGGCCTTTCCGACGCCGGGCTGGCCCGCAAGCTGGACGCCATCCGGCGCGGCATCGCCCGCAACCAGCCCGATGCTGCCGACCCGCTGGACGTGCTGTCCAAACTGGGCGGCTTTGACATCGCCGGGCTGTGCGGGGTCTTCCTTGGCGGCGCACTGGAAGACCTGCCCATCCTGATGGATGGTTTCATCAGCGGGGTGGCGGCCCTGTGCGCGGTGCGGCTCTGCCCCGCCGCCGCCAAGGCCGTGTTCGCCAGCCACTGTTCCACCGAGCCTGCGGCCCGGCTGGTGCTGGAAGCGCTGGGCAAGGCCCCGCTCCTGACGGCGGGGCTCCACCTCGGCGAGGGCACCGGGGCTGTGGCCGCGCTTCCGCTGTGGGATCTGGCACTGGCGGTCTACGACCACTGCTATTCCTTCACGGAGGGCGGCATCCCGCCGTATACCCCCCAATGCTGA
- a CDS encoding bifunctional adenosylcobinamide kinase/adenosylcobinamide-phosphate guanylyltransferase yields MLTLVIGGAASGKSAYAERLVLQTALPRYYLATMQVWDAECAARVEKHRRMRAEKQFETLECPLHLGVVRLPARGTALLEDLGNLTANELYDPAGAGEAAASAILDGLDKLAAQCEHLVVVSNEVFSGGANYMGDTDRYLKALAQVNNALAARADAVVRVVCGIPVYHKGGPS; encoded by the coding sequence ATGCTGACGCTGGTGATCGGCGGCGCAGCCAGCGGAAAAAGCGCGTACGCCGAACGCCTTGTGCTGCAGACCGCGCTCCCGCGCTATTACCTTGCCACGATGCAGGTATGGGACGCCGAGTGCGCCGCACGGGTGGAAAAGCACCGCCGGATGCGGGCGGAAAAGCAGTTCGAGACATTGGAGTGCCCCCTGCATCTGGGCGTGGTGCGCCTGCCCGCGCGGGGCACCGCCCTGCTGGAAGACCTTGGCAACCTGACCGCCAACGAACTTTACGACCCCGCCGGGGCGGGCGAAGCCGCCGCTTCGGCCATTCTGGACGGTCTGGACAAATTGGCCGCGCAATGTGAACACCTCGTCGTCGTTTCGAACGAAGTGTTCAGCGGCGGGGCAAACTACATGGGCGACACCGACCGGTATCTGAAGGCTCTGGCGCAGGTCAACAACGCCCTTGCGGCCCGCGCCGATGCAGTGGTGCGGGTGGTGTGCGGCATCCCGGTCTATCATAAAGGAGGCCCGTCATGA
- a CDS encoding adenosylcobinamide-GDP ribazoletransferase has protein sequence MIVLQTIAVAFAMFSAIPVPQFDWNEKNMRYAMCAFPLIGAVCGALWCLCGALPLPALVRAGGFCLIPVWVTGGIHLDGYADTCDALSSYGGREKKLEILKDPHCGAFAVIRLCSYFLAYFALCTAVQFTPRIGLCWTLALVLERALSGLAIASFPLARNTGLAHTFASVADRKAVRSVLLVLAGLLSAALVLLGGGALVLAALLVFWRYRVVSDRQFGGITGDLAGWFLQKAELWMLAALAACQWGGLL, from the coding sequence ATGATCGTTTTGCAGACCATTGCCGTGGCATTTGCCATGTTTTCAGCCATCCCGGTGCCGCAGTTCGACTGGAACGAAAAGAACATGCGCTACGCGATGTGCGCGTTCCCGCTCATCGGCGCGGTATGCGGAGCCCTGTGGTGCTTATGCGGGGCACTGCCGCTCCCGGCACTCGTCCGAGCGGGCGGGTTCTGCCTCATCCCCGTCTGGGTCACAGGCGGCATCCATCTGGACGGCTACGCCGACACCTGCGACGCCCTTTCCAGCTACGGCGGCAGGGAAAAGAAATTGGAGATTCTGAAAGACCCCCACTGCGGGGCCTTTGCCGTCATCCGGCTGTGCAGTTATTTTCTGGCTTATTTCGCGCTGTGCACGGCCGTGCAGTTCACGCCGCGCATCGGCCTCTGCTGGACGCTGGCACTGGTGCTGGAGCGGGCGCTTTCGGGCCTTGCCATCGCCTCCTTCCCGCTGGCCAGGAACACCGGCCTTGCCCACACGTTCGCTTCGGTCGCAGACCGCAAGGCCGTCCGCAGCGTGCTGCTGGTTCTGGCGGGCCTGCTCAGCGCTGCGCTGGTGCTGCTGGGCGGCGGGGCGCTCGTTCTTGCGGCGCTTCTTGTTTTCTGGCGCTATCGTGTTGTTTCCGACCGGCAGTTCGGCGGCATCACCGGCGATCTGGCCGGATGGTTCCTGCAAAAAGCGGAGCTTTGGATGCTGGCGGCACTGGCCGCCTGCCAATGGGGAGGGCTGTTATGA
- a CDS encoding bifunctional adenosylcobinamide kinase/adenosylcobinamide-phosphate guanylyltransferase, translating into MIFITGPLYSGKRTFAQNFPGTRITDVQELAAAAEDLESLADRLAAYDLVLATEVGGGVVPMDAAERAAREAAGRLACLLAARADCVVQMFCGLPTVLKGELPPC; encoded by the coding sequence ATGATCTTCATCACCGGGCCGCTGTACAGCGGCAAGCGCACCTTTGCGCAGAACTTCCCCGGCACCCGCATCACCGATGTGCAGGAGCTGGCCGCAGCGGCGGAGGATCTGGAAAGCCTTGCAGACCGCCTCGCCGCGTATGACCTCGTCCTCGCCACCGAGGTAGGCGGCGGTGTCGTGCCCATGGACGCAGCCGAACGCGCCGCGCGGGAAGCCGCCGGGCGGCTGGCCTGCCTGCTGGCCGCGCGGGCCGACTGTGTGGTCCAGATGTTCTGCGGCCTGCCCACCGTCCTGAAAGGAGAACTTCCCCCATGCTGA
- a CDS encoding histidine phosphatase family protein gives MLIYLLRHGLTAYNAEKRYQGQRDIPLSPEGRAQLRQADLRPRTVYITPLCRTRQTAEVLFPDADLVEVRDLQEMCFGSFEGRNFIEMEHDPDYLAWVNANCESPCPDGETKAVFSERVCKAFSALVDQALADGEETLVILAHGGTQMAAMERYALPHADYYHWCAPNAGGYLLDARDWAEQRVLHLARTVQYTKEAAE, from the coding sequence ATGCTGATCTATCTTCTGCGCCACGGCCTGACCGCCTACAATGCCGAAAAGCGCTATCAGGGCCAGCGGGACATCCCGCTCTCGCCCGAAGGGCGGGCCCAGCTCCGCCAGGCCGACCTCCGGCCCCGGACGGTCTACATCACCCCGCTCTGCCGCACCCGCCAGACCGCCGAGGTGCTCTTCCCGGACGCCGACCTCGTGGAGGTGCGCGATTTGCAGGAGATGTGCTTTGGCAGCTTTGAGGGGCGGAATTTCATCGAGATGGAGCACGACCCGGATTACCTCGCCTGGGTGAACGCCAACTGCGAAAGCCCCTGCCCCGACGGTGAGACGAAGGCGGTCTTCTCCGAGCGGGTCTGCAAGGCGTTCTCCGCACTGGTGGACCAGGCCCTTGCCGACGGCGAGGAGACCCTCGTCATTCTGGCCCACGGCGGCACCCAGATGGCCGCTATGGAGCGCTATGCGCTGCCCCATGCAGATTACTACCACTGGTGCGCCCCGAATGCGGGCGGCTATCTGCTGGATGCCCGCGACTGGGCCGAACAGCGGGTGCTCCACCTCGCGCGCACCGTGCAATACACAAAGGAGGCGGCAGAATGA
- the cbiB gene encoding adenosylcobinamide-phosphate synthase CbiB translates to MIGAAVLGGFVLDLLFGDPAWLPHPVVYMGRAISALERRLRARLPRTPQGELLGGAILAFCLPVGTFLLTSLVCLGAAALSSWLGLAVQMFWCGQALAAKGLAQESTRVYRELIKPDLPAARRAVSRIVGRDTQNLTLEGVTKAAVETVAENASDGVIAPLLYMLLGGAPLALTYKAINTMDSMLGYKNETYLYFGRAAAKLDDAANYLPSRIAGLLWAAAAALTGNSASGAWKIWRRDRRNHASPNSAQTESACAGALGVQLAGPACYFGEYYDKPTIGDPLRPIEPEDIRRANRMMYAESLLALAIGLAIRLAVCRFM, encoded by the coding sequence ATGATCGGAGCAGCCGTTTTGGGTGGGTTCGTGCTGGATCTTCTCTTTGGCGACCCCGCGTGGCTCCCCCACCCCGTGGTGTACATGGGCAGGGCCATCTCGGCGCTGGAACGGCGGCTGCGGGCCCGCCTGCCCCGGACGCCGCAGGGTGAACTGCTGGGCGGTGCCATTCTGGCGTTCTGCCTGCCGGTGGGCACCTTCCTGCTGACGAGCCTCGTCTGCCTGGGGGCCGCAGCGCTCAGCTCCTGGCTGGGGCTGGCCGTGCAGATGTTCTGGTGCGGGCAGGCGCTGGCCGCAAAGGGGCTGGCGCAGGAGAGCACCCGCGTCTACCGGGAGCTTATCAAGCCGGACCTGCCCGCCGCCCGCCGGGCCGTGAGCCGCATCGTGGGGCGGGACACCCAGAATTTGACGCTGGAGGGCGTGACCAAAGCCGCCGTGGAGACCGTAGCCGAAAACGCCAGCGACGGCGTCATCGCGCCGCTGCTCTATATGCTGCTGGGCGGTGCCCCGCTGGCCCTGACCTACAAGGCCATCAACACGATGGACAGCATGCTCGGCTACAAAAACGAGACGTATCTTTATTTCGGCCGCGCCGCCGCCAAACTGGACGATGCGGCGAACTATCTGCCCAGCCGGATCGCCGGGCTGCTCTGGGCCGCTGCGGCGGCGCTTACCGGGAACAGCGCTTCGGGCGCGTGGAAGATCTGGCGGCGGGACCGCCGGAACCATGCCAGCCCCAACAGCGCCCAGACCGAAAGCGCCTGCGCCGGGGCTTTGGGCGTCCAGCTGGCGGGGCCCGCCTGCTACTTTGGCGAATATTATGACAAACCCACCATCGGCGACCCTCTGCGGCCCATTGAGCCGGAGGACATCCGCCGCGCCAACCGGATGATGTATGCCGAAAGCCTGCTGGCACTGGCCATCGGGCTGGCAATCCGGCTGGCGGTCTGTAGATTCATGTAA
- the cobD gene encoding threonine-phosphate decarboxylase CobD: MEQLVHGGDWAGYRAQFGRDALDFSANVSPLGLPEGVAKAITAALPTADRYPDPLCRELRAKLALHEGVPADHILCGNGAADLIFRLVWARKPRRALVTAPTFAEYAAALETVGCTVERFILQAADDFAVPEAFLSAIDDRVDLVFLCQPNNPTGQLTPPDFVARILQRCTACGALLVLDECFLDFLPDHAQLTAKPLLGSGDLLILKAFTKLYGMAGVRLGYALSADTALLDAMQHTGQPWAVSSLAQAAGLAALDETAYVEQVRALIAAQRSLLASGLRALGLRVLDGRANYLLFQGPETLGETLRQKGVVLRSCANYPGLDGSWYRTAVRTAAENEQLLQTLSEVFS; this comes from the coding sequence ATGGAACAATTGGTACACGGCGGCGACTGGGCCGGATACCGGGCACAGTTCGGGCGGGATGCGCTGGACTTTTCGGCCAACGTGAGCCCGCTGGGGCTGCCGGAGGGGGTGGCAAAGGCCATCACGGCGGCACTCCCCACCGCAGACCGCTACCCGGACCCGCTCTGCCGGGAACTGCGGGCAAAGCTCGCCCTGCACGAGGGTGTGCCCGCAGACCACATCCTCTGCGGCAACGGCGCGGCCGACCTCATCTTCCGGCTGGTGTGGGCCAGAAAGCCCCGCCGGGCGCTGGTCACCGCCCCCACGTTCGCCGAATATGCAGCCGCACTCGAAACCGTCGGCTGCACGGTGGAGCGCTTCATCTTGCAGGCGGCAGACGATTTTGCGGTGCCGGAAGCGTTCCTCTCCGCCATCGACGACCGGGTGGACCTCGTCTTCCTCTGCCAGCCCAACAACCCCACCGGCCAGCTCACCCCGCCGGACTTCGTGGCCCGCATCCTGCAGCGCTGCACCGCCTGCGGGGCGCTGCTCGTGCTGGACGAATGTTTCCTCGATTTTCTGCCCGACCATGCGCAGCTGACCGCAAAGCCGCTGCTGGGCAGCGGCGATCTTCTGATCCTGAAAGCCTTCACCAAACTGTATGGCATGGCAGGCGTCCGGCTGGGGTACGCTCTGAGCGCGGACACGGCCCTGCTGGACGCCATGCAGCACACCGGCCAGCCCTGGGCTGTTTCCAGCCTGGCGCAGGCGGCGGGGCTGGCCGCACTGGACGAGACCGCCTACGTGGAGCAGGTCCGCGCCCTCATCGCGGCGCAGCGGTCCCTGCTGGCCTCCGGCCTGCGGGCTCTGGGGCTGCGGGTGTTGGATGGGCGCGCCAATTATCTGTTGTTCCAAGGCCCCGAAACGCTGGGCGAGACCCTGCGGCAGAAGGGCGTCGTTCTGCGCAGCTGCGCAAATTATCCGGGCCTTGACGGCAGCTGGTACCGCACCGCCGTGCGCACGGCGGCGGAAAACGAGCAGCTGCTCCAGACCCTTTCGGAGGTGTTTTCATGA
- a CDS encoding cobyric acid synthase translates to MSKARCIMVQGTMSGAGKSLLCAALCRIFAQDGYRVAPFKSQNMALNSFVTRDGLEMGRAQVVQAQAAGIEPDVRMNPILLKPSSDVGSQVIVNGEVRGQMPAAVYFKMKKSLIPDILAAYNSLAEDVDIIVIEGAGSPAEINLKADDIVNMGLARLVDAPVLLAGDIDRGGVFAQLYGTVALLEPDERARIKGLIINKFRGDVEILRPGLAMLEEKTHLPVLGVVPYLKVDIEDEDSLSERLDADKAVKPLDLAIVRLPHISNFTDFMPLEQHPLLGVRYVQNARTLGTPDLILLPGTKNTIDDLLWLRQSGLEPALLKLAARGTPVFGVCGGYQMLGKTLADPMGSESGRPQTLRGLGLLPTRTVFTAQKRRTQTHATAAAGPFAGAALTGYEIHTGRTEVQGLPFCTQADGHPEGCVQGDVFGTYLHGLFDTGELTEKLVEFLCKRKGIRPESAALIPMEQYRQQQFDRLADGVRSALDLDALYAAMGLNGRSRT, encoded by the coding sequence ATGAGCAAAGCCCGGTGCATCATGGTCCAGGGCACGATGAGCGGCGCGGGCAAAAGCCTGCTGTGCGCGGCCCTCTGCCGCATTTTTGCGCAGGACGGCTACCGCGTGGCCCCCTTCAAGAGCCAGAACATGGCGCTGAACAGCTTCGTCACCCGCGACGGGCTTGAAATGGGCCGGGCGCAGGTGGTGCAGGCCCAGGCAGCCGGCATCGAGCCGGATGTCCGGATGAACCCCATCCTCCTCAAGCCCAGCAGCGATGTGGGCAGTCAGGTCATCGTGAACGGCGAGGTGCGGGGCCAGATGCCCGCCGCCGTCTACTTCAAGATGAAAAAATCCCTCATTCCGGACATTCTCGCCGCCTACAATAGCCTGGCCGAGGATGTGGACATCATCGTCATCGAGGGGGCCGGTAGCCCCGCCGAGATCAACCTGAAGGCCGACGACATCGTGAACATGGGCCTCGCCCGGCTTGTGGACGCACCAGTGCTTCTGGCGGGCGACATCGACCGGGGCGGCGTTTTTGCCCAGCTGTACGGCACCGTAGCGCTGCTGGAGCCGGACGAACGTGCCCGCATCAAAGGGCTCATCATCAACAAATTCCGGGGCGACGTCGAGATCCTGCGCCCCGGCCTTGCCATGCTGGAAGAGAAGACTCATCTGCCGGTGCTGGGCGTCGTGCCCTACCTGAAGGTGGACATCGAGGACGAGGATTCGCTCTCCGAACGGCTGGATGCCGACAAAGCGGTCAAGCCGCTGGACCTCGCCATCGTCCGGCTGCCCCACATCTCGAACTTCACCGATTTCATGCCGCTGGAGCAGCACCCGCTGCTCGGTGTGCGGTATGTACAAAACGCGCGCACCCTCGGCACACCCGACCTGATCCTGCTGCCCGGCACCAAGAACACCATCGACGACCTGCTCTGGCTGCGGCAGTCCGGTCTGGAACCGGCCCTGCTCAAGCTGGCTGCGCGGGGCACCCCGGTCTTCGGCGTCTGCGGCGGGTATCAGATGCTGGGCAAAACGCTGGCTGACCCCATGGGCAGCGAGAGCGGCCGTCCGCAGACCCTGCGCGGGCTGGGTCTGCTGCCCACCCGCACCGTCTTTACTGCGCAAAAACGCCGCACCCAGACCCACGCCACCGCCGCGGCCGGGCCGTTTGCCGGGGCCGCGCTGACGGGCTATGAGATCCACACCGGCCGCACCGAGGTGCAGGGCCTCCCCTTCTGCACCCAGGCCGATGGCCACCCCGAAGGCTGTGTGCAGGGCGATGTTTTCGGCACCTATCTGCACGGCCTTTTTGACACCGGCGAACTGACCGAAAAACTCGTAGAATTTTTGTGCAAACGAAAGGGCATCCGCCCCGAAAGTGCTGCGCTCATCCCGATGGAGCAATACCGCCAGCAGCAGTTCGACCGGCTGGCCGACGGGGTACGCAGCGCTCTGGATCTGGATGCACTCTACGCCGCAATGGGCCTGAACGGAAGGAGCCGCACATGA
- a CDS encoding precorrin-8X methylmutase, giving the protein MTPQHHLPADIERTSLSIITAELEALGLTPPPETAAVVKRVIHTTADFDYARNLRFTPGAVAAGVAALRAGTPIVTDTNMALAGITRPGLAKVGSAALCYMADPEVAAAAKTAGTTRAVASMHRAAQEHPGAILAVGNAPTALLTIAEEIEAGLRPALVIGVPVGFVNVVESKEILFAACEAHGVPAIAAMGRKGGSNVAAAICNALVYSAAEMLDPTARGWK; this is encoded by the coding sequence ATGACACCGCAGCATCATCTCCCCGCCGACATCGAGCGGACGAGCCTTTCCATCATCACCGCCGAGCTGGAAGCTCTGGGCCTGACCCCGCCGCCGGAAACGGCTGCGGTGGTCAAGCGGGTCATCCACACCACGGCGGATTTCGATTACGCCCGGAATCTGCGCTTCACGCCGGGTGCTGTCGCCGCCGGAGTCGCCGCCCTGCGGGCCGGGACGCCCATCGTCACCGACACCAACATGGCGCTGGCCGGCATCACACGGCCCGGCCTTGCCAAAGTGGGCAGCGCGGCGCTCTGCTACATGGCCGACCCGGAGGTCGCCGCCGCCGCCAAGACCGCCGGGACCACCCGTGCCGTGGCCTCCATGCACCGGGCCGCGCAGGAGCATCCGGGTGCCATCCTGGCCGTCGGCAATGCCCCCACGGCGCTTCTGACCATCGCCGAAGAGATCGAGGCCGGGCTGCGGCCTGCGCTCGTCATCGGGGTGCCGGTCGGTTTTGTGAACGTGGTGGAGAGCAAAGAGATCCTCTTCGCCGCCTGCGAAGCCCACGGCGTCCCCGCCATCGCCGCCATGGGCCGCAAGGGCGGCAGCAACGTCGCCGCCGCCATCTGCAACGCGCTGGTCTACTCTGCCGCCGAAATGCTGGACCCCACCGCGAGAGGGTGGAAATAG